The region CTGGGGGTATCGCTCGTCGCGGCGGTGGGAAACGATTCGAGCGAGGAAGCGCTCTATCCGGCGGCCTACACCAGCGTGATCGGCGTGGGGGCCACCGGCCGCGAAGGGGCGCCCTACCCGGAAGGCAACCGCGGCCCGGGCCTCGACTCACCGCACCCGGCGTCGACATCGTCTCCACCGCTCCGGGCGGCGGGTTCGCCTTCGCAAACGGAACGAGCATGGCCACCGTCCATGTGTCGGGCGTTCTCGCACTGCTCGCATCAGCCACAGGCGATCTCCAGGAAGCGCGCCGAACCCTTCTGCTGGAAGCCCATCGCCATCCGAAGGCCAGCAGCCAGGTAGGCGTCCTGCCATCGGTCTGTGATCTGCTCGAAAAACTCGAGCACCCCTGCCGCTCCTCCACGCCCTGAGCGATCCCACGGACTCACGGGACGGCCCGTGCGATAGACTCGTCGCCCCGAAGGAGGAACCCATGGGCAGCGCCAGCGTGAAGAAGAACCTCGATGTTTCAGCCGACGCCCTATGGAAAGTCGTCGAGGATTTCGGCGACACCAGCTGGATGCCCGAGGGCACGCAGGTCGAACTCATCGGCGCGGGCTCCGGAATGGCCCGGCTGATTGGCCCCCCCGGCCAACAGATCCGCGAGCAACTCGAATCCGTCGACGAAGCCAGCCGCACGCTCGTCTACACCATTCCCGAGAACGTCCCGTTCCCGGTGACCAACTACCGGGCCACGGTGCAGGTGCGAGAGGCGGGCGCGGGCAGTGAGCTGAGCTGGGCCTCCGAATTCGAACCCGAGGCTGGCGCCGAAGAGACGGCCCCCGCTGCGATCGAGGGGATGTATGCCGTGATGATCGGGTGGATCGGCGAGAGAGCCACCCGCTAGCGGCGAACCACCTCCATTATTTCCTGTACCGCCAGACGTGTCGGGTGCGGTCCTCCGAGAACCCCGGAAGGACGGCCACCTTCTCGAAGTGCTCCGCATCCTCGACGATCTGCATCAGGTCTTCGTGGCGCTTCCATGCCATGCCCAGGCGGCCGAGGTTCACGTACAACTCGTCGCCCGTTTCCTGGGCTTCCTGCATGTGTTGGAGCAGGGCTTCGGTGGTGCGGACTTCTTGTACCTGGGGGTCGTAGTAGGACGGACCGGAGGTCCAGCCCAGGGTGGTGATGCGTTGGTTCTCTTGCGCCAGGGGATCGCGGATCGGCCGAGTGAGCTCCACGGAATCCCGAAGCGGGAAATACGGACGCGTCCATTGGGTGTGATGCACGGGCCAGGCGAGTGCGAACGCAAGGCCCAGGAACAGGACCGCCAGGATCCTGCCCGCCCACGGCTTGCGGAGAGCCTGGCCGACCCCGTCCAGCCCGAGCGCCACCAGCATGGCGGCGGCTGGAAGGGCGAAGGAGAGGTACCAGACGTAGAGGTGATCGGCGTGCAGGTAGGACTGGAACCAGGTGAGCGGTGCCGCCAAGAGCAGGACAGCCGCGACGCCCGCGCGCAGGCCCCCTGCTCGTGCCAGGCGGAACGCTCCGAAGAAGAGTGCGGACACGGACAGGAAGATGACCGAGCCGAGGAGTGCGCCGGGCGCTCCCCCGAGGCGGGGATAGAAGAAGGCCGCCTCCGGATTCGGTCTTCCCCATTCGACACCCGCCAGCAGGAAGCAACCCACCTCGCGCAGGAAGCGTATGCCGAGATCGGAGTGTCCCCTCCTCGTCTCTGCGTATTCCAGGAACTGCACGATGTTCGGGGTCATCATCAGCCCGAAGAAGAGTGCCCCCGCGGAGCCGACGAAGACGAGCCGCGTGAGTTGGGAGCGCAACTCCGGCGTGCCGCGATCCCGCGCCCACAGGAAGCCCACGACGACGGCGTTCAGCACGACCGCGTGATACAGCGTGGCCGGGTAGGTCCAGAGCAACAGGAGTTGGCCGACACCGAACGCGATCCAGCGGCGCCAGGTGCCCCGGCGACACACGGCGATGGCGAGCAGCAGCGTGACCGAAACCAGGCACATGGCCAGGGAATAGCCCCGCGCCTCGGACAGGTAGCGGATGTGCCATGGATGGAGGGCGAGGATCCAGGCGGCCATCACTCCGGCCCCGGCGAAGCCGAGCCGCCACAGAAGCCAGGCGACGGCGGCGATCGATCCCGCACCAGCCAACATCGCGGGAATGCGAAGTGCGGTTTCCGAAACGAAACGCACCGGCGGATCCGTGACGGCGGCCCAGACACTTACCGAGGCGCGGGCCAGCAGGCTGTGGACGACGTGGTTGTTGGGCTTGCGGTAGTACCAGAAGGTGTCCCGCAGCTTGACCTCTTTCGCTTCGAGCTGACCATCGCGGGGGTCTTCGACATAGCCACCCCAGATCGAGCGTCGAACGTTGTAGAGCTCGTCATCCCAGAGGCTGTCATCCATGCGCGGTACACCGGCGGCGATTCCGGTGAGAACGGCCAGGAGCACGGCGCCGATCACCCATTTCGAGGGCCGGGGCGGCGGGGCCAGATCGAGACGCTCCGGTGCCGCCAACCGATCGAACCAGAGATGCACGGTCGCGAGCAGCGCCGCAGTGACGACGGCCACACCGGCCGCGACCCAGTAGCCGTAGGCGATCCAGAGATCGATGGGACGGATCGGCTTCCCGTTCGGGCGTCGATCGACCGCGCCCTCTTCCCATGGGTGGTCGCCGAAGATCAGGTGCAGCACCAGCACGAGCAGGACCGCGCCCAGGGCAATGCGCATGGGACGGGCAACCTTCATGGGCGCGCAGGCTACCGGGGTGAGGCCCATTCCGCATTTCCGATCCGGAAGCGGGGACGTTCTTTCCGCAGTTTCCGTTGTTCGCTTTCCTGCTCTGCGGGAAAGCGAACAACGGATACTGCGGAAAGAACGTCCCCGCTTCTGGATCGGGTTGCCTCTACGCGGGTGCACCCGCTTCGGGTGGATTCCTGATCTCCGCTGCTGCATCGAGGATCGCTCGAATGATCTTGTCGTAACCCGTGCAACGGCAAAGGTTTCCGGCCAACCAGAAGCGCACCTCGCGCTCGCTCGGATCCGGCTCCCGCTCTAGCAAGGCCTTGGCCGCCACCACGATCCCCGGCGTACACACGCCGCATTGGAGGCCCGCGTGCTCGAGCAGCTTCTGCTGAATGGGGTGGAGGCCTTCGGGCCCTGCCACACCCTCCACCGTCCCGACCGAGCGGCCCTGGACCTCGGCCGCGAGGGTGAGGCAGGAGCAGACCAGCCGACCGTCCAGCGTGACCGAACACGCACCGCAATCTCCGGTGCCGCAGCCCTCCTTCGTACCTGTGAGTTCCAGCTCGTCCCGCAGCACATCGAGCAGGGTCTGATGGGGCTCACACAGGAAATCCGTCTCGTCGCCATTCAGACGGGTGGTGATGTGCATGCGAGTCATGAGGGCTCTCCTGCGGCGCGGCGTGCCGCGATGCCAATGGCGCGTTTCAACAGCACGCCCACCACGTGGGTGCGATAGGCCGCGGGAGCGCGGACGTCATCGATCGGCCGGCAAACCGCTCGGACCGCAGCGACCGCCGCCTCCAATGCAGCCTCGCCGAGATCGCTTCCCACCAGGGCCTCGGCGGCCTCCTCCACGCGGAGCGCGGTGGGCGCCACCGCGCCGATGGCAACCCGGGCATTGCGGCAGCGCCCATCTTCGCCCAGCTCGAGCTGAGCCGCCGCACCCGCAACGGCGATATCCATCTCGGTTCGGGGAATGAAACGCAGGTAGGCATCCGCCGTCCGGGCAGGCGGGCGCGGGACGCGAAGTTCTACGAGGAGTTCGCCGGGGGCGAGCACCGTTTCGCCGGGGCCGGTGCAGAACCGTTCGACCGGTACCTCCCGCGTTCCGGCCGGGCCCGCAATGAGGCAGGTCGCATCGGCGGCGATCAGCACAGGCACGCTATCGGCCGCAGGCGAGCCGTTGCAAAGGTTCCCGCCCAGGCTGGCTCGGCCCTGGACCTGCTCGGAGCCGATCAGCTCAGCCGCCTCGACCAGGCCCGGAAACAACGCACGCACCTCGGGCCGCTCGCGCAGTTCGGCGGTGGAAAGGGCTGCACCCAGGCGCAAGTGCTCGGTTCCGAGCTCGCAGATCATCAGGGCAGGGATGCGCTTCACATCGACGATCAGCCTCGGGCTGCACCGGCCCATCCGCATCTGCACGATCAGATCCGTGCCGCCTGCCAACACCCGGCCCTCGGGCCCTGCATCGGCCAGCAGGGCCACGGCGGCTTCGACATTCTCCGGAGCGGCATAGGCCGCACTCGCACTCAAGGGAACTCCTAGCCGCCCGCGATCGCGGGAAGAAAATGCAGCTCGCCGCCGGCCGGCACCGGCTCGAGCCAGGGATCCTGGATGAGCTCGCCATCGATGGCCACGGCGAAATCCTGCCCAAGCTGCTCGCGGAAACCGGGGAAGCGCTCGTCGAGGGCACCGACCACGGCGCGGACACTGCCCGCCGGCACATGGACGTGCAGTTCGCCCTCACAAAGCGCACGAAGGGAAGCCGGTATCTCCACGAGACAACTCATGAATTCCCGCCGCGGCCTTCTTGGAGCGCCGCCAGCAGGCGCGGCGGCGAGATCGGAAGGCTCGTCATGCGCAGCCCCACCGCCTGGCGAATCGCATTCGCGACGGCGGCCAGGGGCGCCACGATGGGCGTTTCTCCAACCCCGCGCACGCCGTAGGGGTGGTTCGGATTCGGCACCTCGACCAACACGGTCTCGATCATCGGAAGGTCGGAGGCCACCGGCACCCGGTAGTCGAGGAAACCCGGATTCTCGAGCACGCCCTGGGCATCGAAGACGAACTCCTCGTTCAGCGCCCATCCAATACCCTGGGCCGCCCCACCCTGCATCTGACCTTCGACATAGCTCGGGTGGATGGCGCGGCCGGCGTCTTGAACCGCGGTGTAGCGGAGCACGTCCACCCGCCCCGTCTCGGGATCGACTTCGACATCGCAGAGATGGGTGGCGAAGCTGGGCCCGGCGCCGCGGGCCGTGAGCTGGGCCTGCCCGTTGATCGGCCCTCCCGTCCTGCCCGCCTGGCGAGCCACCTGGGCCACCGTGAGAGGCTCGTCCGAGAGGCCCGAGCCCTCCGCCGGAACGCAGCGGCCATCGACGAAATCCACCTGCTCCGGATCACATTCCCACATCTTCGCGGCCCGCTTTCGCAGCTCACGCACCACCTGACGACAGGCCTCGATGACGGCCTGGCCGGTCGCGAAGGTGACACGGCTGCCGCCGGTCAGATCCGTGAAGCCCACGGAATCGGTATCCGCAACGACCGGGCGCACGTGGTAGACATCGATCCCCAGCTCTTCGGCGGCCATGATCGCCAGCGAAGCGCGCGAGCCGCCGATGTCCGGATTCCCGGTCGCGACCACTGCGGTGCCATCTTCGTTCAAGTGCACCTCGGCGCTCGAATTCAAACCGGCGTTGAACCAGAAACCGACCGAGACACCACGACCCTGGTTGGGGCCGAGCGGGGCCCGGTAGTGGGGGCAATCGCGTGCGGCTTCGAGCGTTTCGATCAGGCCGACCCGCTTGAACTTCGGCCCGTAGGGTGTCTTGGTCCCCTCTTTGGCCGCGCAACCCAGGCGCAAATCGATCGGATCGATCTCGAGCTTCTCCGCCAACTCGTCGAGGGCTCTCTCGATGGCGAAGGCCGCCTGGGGAGCGCCGGGTGCCCGATAGGCCGCCGTGCGCGGCTTGTTGCATACGACGTCGAGGGATTCGATCGCGTAGTTGGGGATATCGTAGGGCGCGAGCACGGTCATCGCGGCCGCGCCGGCCGGGGAACCGGGGAAACCGCCGGCCTCGAAACACATGCGCACGCGCGCCGCCGTGAGCGTTCCGTCTCGGAGGGCACCCAGCTCGATCTCCGCATGCGTGGCGGCGCCGGGGCCGGTTGCGCGGAAGACCTCCTCCCGGTTCATCACCATCTTCACGGGCCGCCCCGCCTTGCGCGCGAGCAGGATTGCCAGGGGCTCCTGGTACACGGTCGTCTTGCCGCCGAAGCCTCCGCCGATTTCACTGGGGATGACCTTGAGCTGGGACACATCCAGGCCGAGCAGCGCAGCGCAGCGCAGTAGGCCCGCACCATGAAGGCGCCCTGGGTGCAGCACCAGAGGACCGATTGCCCGTCCGCGCCGGTGTGGGCCAACGCCGCATGGGGCTCGATGTAGCCCTGGTGGACGGTCTGGGTGCGGTAGCTGCGTCGCACCACCACGTCCGCGTCGGCCAGGCCGGCGGCGACGTCGCCGCGATCGTATTCGGTGATGGCCGCGACGTTCGTCGGCCCCTGGTCCTCGCCACCGCGGGTCTTCAGGTCTTCGTGGAGGATCGCTGCGCCGGGCGCCATCGCGTCGTCCAGATCGAGCACGACCGGGAGCGGCTCGTACTCCACCTCGATAGCGCGGAGGGCCCGCTCGGCCAGGGCCTCGCTGGTGGCAGCGACCGCTGCGACCGCGTGGCCGTGGTAGAGCACCTTTTCCCGAGCCAGCACGTTGCGAGAGAGATGCGCCAGATTCGTCGGGCCGGGGCCCGGCTCGACCTCGGGCAAATCCGCTGAGGTGGCGACGGCCTTCACCCCCTCCATCGCCATGGCTGCGCGGGGTTCGATACGAACGATGCGCGCGTGAGCGTGGGGGCTCCGCAGGACCCGCCCCCACAGCATGCCAGGTAGCGAAAA is a window of bacterium DNA encoding:
- a CDS encoding xanthine dehydrogenase family protein subunit M, which codes for MSASAAYAAPENVEAAVALLADAGPEGRVLAGGTDLIVQMRMGRCSPRLIVDVKRIPALMICELGTEHLRLGAALSTAELRERPEVRALFPGLVEAAELIGSEQVQGRASLGGNLCNGSPAADSVPVLIAADATCLIAGPAGTREVPVERFCTGPGETVLAPGELLVELRVPRPPARTADAYLRFIPRTEMDIAVAGAAAQLELGEDGRCRNARVAIGAVAPTALRVEEAAEALVGSDLGEAALEAAVAAVRAVCRPIDDVRAPAAYRTHVVGVLLKRAIGIAARRAAGEPS
- a CDS encoding MoaD/ThiS family protein, with translation MSCLVEIPASLRALCEGELHVHVPAGSVRAVVGALDERFPGFREQLGQDFAVAIDGELIQDPWLEPVPAGGELHFLPAIAGG
- a CDS encoding SRPBCC family protein, producing the protein MGSASVKKNLDVSADALWKVVEDFGDTSWMPEGTQVELIGAGSGMARLIGPPGQQIREQLESVDEASRTLVYTIPENVPFPVTNYRATVQVREAGAGSELSWASEFEPEAGAEETAPAAIEGMYAVMIGWIGERATR
- a CDS encoding (2Fe-2S)-binding protein — its product is MTRMHITTRLNGDETDFLCEPHQTLLDVLRDELELTGTKEGCGTGDCGACSVTLDGRLVCSCLTLAAEVQGRSVGTVEGVAGPEGLHPIQQKLLEHAGLQCGVCTPGIVVAAKALLEREPDPSEREVRFWLAGNLCRCTGYDKIIRAILDAAAEIRNPPEAGAPA